The region AAACTCCTTGGCCTCTTCGCTTCGGTTTTCCGCTTTCGCTTTTGTGCTCGCTCTTCTGCAATTGACATACAAGCGTCTCGTTCGCACCCGCAACGCCGGAGACTTAGTGTTGCCAGGTGCTAGACATAAGAGAACTTTGCGAATTAACCATTATTTTCGATGACTACCTTGGACAAGTAAATGTGGTCATGTGTCTTGGATAATGTCAGCGGATATAGTTAAGCCACTTTTGGGAAAACCCTTAATTTCCAATAGGATTCCGCCTGCTCACATCACTAGCCACGCTTTTGAGAACTTGGCAACACTAAATGCGAGGGCCGAAACGAATGAAGCGCACAAAGAGGAATGGAAAACCGGACAAAATGGTGTACACTTTGCCAAAGAACGGAGTGTATGTCCTTCAGTTAATGGAGATTAATCACTGACCGATTTTGGGACCTAAATGTATTTCGAATTCACACAATGGCAAGCACTTTCAAAACGTTTCTAATCCGCAACCTATAATCACAGTCTGTTCTTGGCCATGTGCACATACTCGACGCCATTTCTGCAATCACTACACTAGCTGACTCTCTCACTCTTATGTAAATCAAGGGACCTAGCAATTATATTGACGGCGACACTGCCGCTCCAGACAGCGGCCGACTATTGAATTTTCAACAGATTTTTTCGCTGTCAAACGAATGACGACCATCAAAAAAACACTACACATTAGTACAGAGGCACTTTAGGCacatttttacacaaaaactAGATGTCGATCACGGGATTTAGTGgtgtaaacaaattttttaaccAGAGCCACACACAGTACCTCAAATGCTCTTATTAGCAGTGTTGAAAAAATATGGAATATTTGATCAGTGTTGAAAAAATGGAACATCCTACGATTGTTATTTTTGTAGCGAATCACCCTGTCTTCTCTCGATTATCGgaagtaatattttaaatgtcttaattaataaaaatattaaaatgtagCATTCCTGTCAGTATAAGTACCAATTATCTtactgaaaataaatattaatactgtttatgtaaataaataaaattaatttcaaaacaCATTTACACTTCGATATTTATCGGCTTAAGCGCCTCGTTACCACACATCTCTAGTGTCAACAAAAACATTAGGTTTGTTTTTCCGTAGccttttaaaacaaaatatttggatTTTAAGGAAATGTCATTAGATAAAATATGAGCTTATACTTCCTGCAGGACACGATGGCAAACGTCGACGTGTCAGAGTTTCTAAACATGAACGATCCATTGCATTCTACCGGTGACGATTTCTTGGAGCACAACGTTAGGGAGTTGCAGGCAAAACTCCATGAGATCCTAGCAAATCAGGACGAGATCCTTTCATTGCTAAACCAGGTTTCAAAAATGAAGCAACGCGTTGATCCATCAGAGTACGAGTCGGACTACTTTCCGCTGACAGATGCCACGGAGCTGCACAACCTTGACGCCGAATTGGCCCACAAGGATAATATATACGTAGGtttttcaaacattttccCTAACTTGTTATCAAAGCAAACCTATATTGCAGGCTTTAATGATGAAACGCATTTTGAGGCCAAACGGCCAAGTAGAGCCTCTGAAGAAGAATTGGTCAAAGCTCTTTGACTACGAAATCCTGATAGCTTTCAACTATGACGGGGTATGCAATAAGGAGTcgtttaaaaagttt is a window of Drosophila bipectinata strain 14024-0381.07 chromosome 2R, DbipHiC1v2, whole genome shotgun sequence DNA encoding:
- the LOC138926122 gene encoding uncharacterized protein isoform X1, which translates into the protein MSLYFLQDTMANVDVSEFLNMNDPLHSTGDDFLEHNVRELQAKLHEILANQDEILSLLNQVSKMKQRVDPSEYESDYFPLTDATELHNLDAELAHKDNIYALMMKRILRPNGQVEPLKKNWSKLFDYEILIAFNYDGVCNKESFKKFKNINRTIFEIQKTSGYTQTDYIKDIKAAFHTMKTRFHKRNYDLKRKLERAECDGE
- the LOC138926122 gene encoding uncharacterized protein isoform X2, with the translated sequence MANVDVSEFLNMNDPLHSTGDDFLEHNVRELQAKLHEILANQDEILSLLNQVSKMKQRVDPSEYESDYFPLTDATELHNLDAELAHKDNIYALMMKRILRPNGQVEPLKKNWSKLFDYEILIAFNYDGVCNKESFKKFKNINRTIFEIQKTSGYTQTDYIKDIKAAFHTMKTRFHKRNYDLKRKLERAECDGE